The Erigeron canadensis isolate Cc75 chromosome 4, C_canadensis_v1, whole genome shotgun sequence genome window below encodes:
- the LOC122597504 gene encoding calcium-dependent protein kinase 2-like yields the protein MDFLKGHIIRGKYVVVKALGQGSSAKVYECEDMQTRKHYAVKVVKKAYQSEESSIMKKLSHPNIPMLKDFHEEGHLRYMIMEMCKGQTLQSHLEKGKKFEESEAAVAMHNIMTALEVQTFFLYVI from the coding sequence ATGGATTTTCTGAAGGGACATATAATAAGAGGAAAATACGTGGTCGTTAAAGCATTGGGTCAGGGAAGCTCAGCAAAAGTTTATGAGTGTGAGGATATGCAAACCAGAAAACATTATGCTGTTAAAGTGGTCAAAAAAGCATATCAATCTGAAGAGAGCTCCATAATGAAGAAGTTATCTCATCCGAACATTCCGATGCTAAAAGATTTTCATGAAGAGGGACATTTAAGGTACATGATTATGGAAATGTGCAAAGGCCAGACACTCCAATCCCATCTTGAGAAGGGTAAAAAATTCGAGGAATCAGAAGCTGCCGTGGCAATGCATAATATTATGACAGCTCTGGAGGTGCAAACATTTTTCCTATATGTCATCTAG